The DNA window CATTACAAACGATTCATTACACTCAGAGATAGCTTGAGCAGTGATGAGCAGTTGCGTGAGATTACTGCAATGCAAATGACCTATGAGTTTGAGAAACAAAGAGAGGTTGAAAAATTAAAGCAAGAGTTGAAGGAAAGTGAACTGGCTGATCAAATTAGTCGGCAAAATAATATTATTCTGGTCTTTCTCATCAGTTTGATTTTTGTTGTCATTTGTGCTATTGTTATTTGGCGAAGCTATAAAATCAATAAAAATGCCCGAGAGAAAATCGCATTTCAAAATTTACTTTTGGAAGAACAAAATAAAAACATTCTTGACAGTATTAAATATGCAAAACACATTCAGGAGGCGATACTTCCTCCTTCCGAATTGATTGAAAGCCTGTTGCCTGAACATTTTGTAATGTATAAACCCAAGGACATTGTGAGCGGTGATTTTTATTGGGTTGAAGAACGAAATAATAAAACATATCTGGCAGTGGTGGATTGCACCGGTCATGGAGTTCCTGGAGCATTTATGAGTATTGTTGGACGGAATGGCTTAAATGAAGCAATGAATAATTTAAAGAATCCAACTGCTGCGGAAGTCTTAGATTTTTTAAATAGTTATGTAAACAAAACACTTAATCAAACGGTTGATAATAGTTCCATTAAGGATGGGATGGACATCGCTCTCTGTGTAATAGACCGAAAGTTAAATACTGTTCAATATTCTGGAGCAAACAACCCATTGTGGATGGTGCGTTCCTCCGAAACGATTGATGTAGGGAAAGATAAAATCAGTTATTTCGGAACAGATAACAGAGGTGTTGAATACAAAGCGGATAAACAACCGATTGGTAATTTTATCGATGATATCTCACGGCCTTTTACATTTTCAGAAATAAAGCTGCAAAAAGGCGACATGTTGTATCTTTTTAGTGATGGTTATTCGGATCAGTTTGGTGGACCTAAAAAGAAAAAGTTTAAACGTTCCCAGTTAAAAATGTTGTTTCATTCCGTGTCATCTTATACGCTGCAAAAACAAAAACAATTGGTAGAAAAAGCATTTGAAGAATGGAAAGGAGAATTGGAGCAAATAGATGATGTATGTATACTCGGTGTAAGAATGTAAAAAAATGAAAAAGATTGGAATAATACTGACGATACTAGGGATTATTGTTTTTCCTATTGTGTCGTATGATTTGTTTGCTGATAAAAAAGTTGCAGTTGAGTTAACTGTTCCTGTCATGATACTAAGTTTGTCCTTTATTTTTTTAGGACCGGCATTTAGTTTATTTCCTTTATCCATCGAGAAGCTTAAAAAAATATCCAAACGATCATTTGTATTTTCTATATTTCTTATATTAATTGGTATAATTTCAAAATTTATGCGCTGGCCAGGTGCTGGAATTGAGTTCATTATTGGTGTGCTGATTTTTTCGCTGTTCTATGGTACGCTTTCTCTGAAAATAAAATATGAAAAGTGGAAAGTATATGCACGTTCAAATTTTGACGCGCTTTTTTTGAGTTTGTTTGATTTTGTAGGGATTGGTTCTTTGTTTTTAGGTTTTTTATTTAAACTTCAACATTGGCCAATGGCTCAGCAATTAATAATCGTTGGAATAATTGTATTGGCTGTTGGTGTATTGGCTTGGAATCAAAAGTTTAAGAAAGAAGTAGTTTATCGAAAAGAAACAGAAGATAAATTAAAGGACTCGCTTGAACAAATTGAATTACAGCATCAAAAGCTGGAAGAAAAGCAAAAGGAAATTATTGATAGCATCAATTATGCGAAGCGAATACAGAATTCGTTAATGTCAGATGAAAAATACATTAATAGTCACCTGACGCGTTTAAAGAAATAAATGTAGAAATGAAATACATCTTAAAATATCTTTTGTGTTGTTTCTTTCTATTTGTTTTAAATGTTAGCTACAGTCAGCATGCGAAAATCGATTCTTTAAAGAAAGCAATCACGTTATGTGAAATCGATTCAGTGAAAGCTGAGCTGTATTTCGAACTGGGCCGTCAATTCGAATATTTTAAATCAAAGGAGCGTATTGAATATTTTATGGATGCTGCGAAGCTCGCCAAGAGAATAAATTATTCTTCAGGTATTCTTAAAATGTATCCTGTTTTAATTACCAATTTATACCATCGCGGAATGAATGATGTTGCGATGAGTTACGCAATAGAATATATTCAGTTTTTGGAAAAGTATCATTATCAAGAGGATTTATATGAGTTTTATAATACCTATGCTAATTTGTTGTGTCGTCAAAAAAAATACAAGGTAGCCCGCTATTATTATGATAAATCATACAACTTTAATAAATCGCAAAAAGACTATAAACAATGTGCCAACATATTTAATAATATCAGTATTTTATTACTGAATACAGCACAATATGATAGTGCATTGATATATAATTCATTGGCTGCGCAGATTTATAAGGCAAATAATGATTATTCTGCCTATGCAAATTCAATTTTAGGTTTTGCTGAAATCACTATGAAAAAAGGTGATTTGCAATTAGCACTTCAAAAAGCGATGGAAGCGTATCGTATTTATGAAGATGCTAAAATTGATTTGGGAATGGCAAATTCGTCAATAGTTTTAGGTGAAATTAATTATCAGTTAAAAGACTATAAACAGGCATTGATAAACTATAAAACTGCATTAGATTATGCTGAGAAACTAAACTTTCAAACGATAAAACGTGATGTTTATCTAGGGGTTTCTAAAACATATAGTGGATTGAACCAATTTGAAAATGCTTATCAAAACCAATTGTTATACAAAGTGATGGATGATAGTATTTCCGCTGAAATGTTGGAAGGGAAAATGTTGGAAATGGAAGTGAAATACGATATCAGCAAAAAGGAAAGCCAGATAAAAGAATCGGAATATCAATTGGAATTGAAATCGAAACAACAAAATCAGCTGCTTTTGTTGGTTTTAGCCGGCTTTATTGTTTTGGTTTTTTTACTTTTTGCATATCGTCAAAAGCGAAAATCAAATAAAGAAATATCTGAACAAAAGCGATTGGTGGATGAAAAACAAAAAGAGATCATTGATAGTATCAATTATGCAAGAAGAATCCAGCAATCCAATATGTCTTCTGAAAAGTATATTGATAAAACCTTAAAAAGATTAATGAAATAATTCGTTTATGAAAAGGAGTAGGGTCGTCATATTATTTTTCCTTTTATTGCAGATTTCATTTCGGTCTTTTGGGCAAGACAAAGATTTGGATTCCCTTTTGCGAATTATTAAAACATCTGTTTATGATACCTTGAAAGTAGATGTGATGAATTCGCTTTTTCTAAGGTATGAATATGATGATGATTTGAAAGCTCAAGAATACTTGATCAACGCTTTAGATTTGTCAAAAAAGTCAGGTTATAAAAAAGGTGAGGCGATGACTTACGCGTATAAAGGCTTTTTTGCAGAAGACAAAGGGAATTATCCTGAAGCACTTAAGTATTATTTTGAATCTTTAAGAATTAGGGAAAAGATAAAGGATAAGCCTGGAGCAGCAGATGCTTATTTTTATGTTGGGAATGTTTATTATGCTCAGGAAAACTATGAAGAGGCTTTAAAGAAGTTTTCTTCCTCACTAAAAATTTATGAGCAGCTGGGAGTAAAGAAAAGTATTGCGATTGCACATAACAATATTGGAGGGATTTATTTTCATCAAAAAAAGTATAATGAAGCATTGCACCAATATGCGTTGGCGTTAGAAATGAGAATAAAACTGCAGGATGAGAGAGGGGTTGCTGAATCGAATCTGAGTATTGGAAATGTGTATTCGGAGCAAGGTGATTATTCTATGGCACTTACAAAATATTTGGTGGCCAAAGAAATTATGGAAAAAATTGGAATTAAGTATTTGCTAGCAGGTGTTTATTCCAATATCGGAATCGTGCATACGCGTCAGAAGAACTACAAAGAAGCTGCAATTTTTCTTAAAAAAGCCGAGCAATTATCGCTTGAGATTGGGTTTAAAGAGTGTCTAAGTAATACGTATGATGGTCTTTCAGAATTAGACAGTGCTACCGGAAATTATAAAGGAGCCTTTGAAAATCATAAATTACATATTCTATATAGCGATAGCTTAGATAATGAAGAAACGCGCAAAAAAACTATTCAGAATCAAATGAATTATGATTTTGAAAAGAAAGAAGCCATCGCTGTCGCTGAACATCAAAAGGAATTAGAAAATCAAGAGTTGATTGCAGAAGAAAAAAGTCGTAAACAAAAAATTGTATTAGTGCTTGTTTCCTGTTTTTGATTCTTGTAATAATTTTTGCTGTTTATGTTTTCAGGTCGTTGCGTATTACTCGAAAACAAAAAGATATTATTGAAAATCAAAAACTACTTGTCGAACAACAAAAGTCGGAAGTAGAAGAGCAAAAGAATAAAGTGGAGGAGCACCAAAAGGCTATTGTTGATAGTATTAAGTATGCAAGAAGAATTCAACGCTCATTATTGCCCACTGAAAAATATATTGAAAAGTCTGTAAACCGTTTGAGAAAGACGTAAGGAATGACTAAAAAGGAACGTTTCGAAAAGGTAATCGATTACTTCAGTAAAAATCATCCGATTGCTGAAACAGAATTGAACTATGATAACCCCTACCAATTATTGGTGGCGGTTATCTTGTCTGCTCAATGCACCGATAAGCGAGTAAATATAGTTACGCCAGCATTATTTAATGCTTTTCCTGTCCCCGAAGTGATGGCTGTAGCAAGCAGTGATGAAGTGTTTGAATACATTAAAAGCATCAGTTATCCGAATAATAAAGCCAAGCATTTGGTAGGAATGGCTAAAATGCTAGTAACTGAATTTAAAGGTGTGGTTCCTTCGGAAATAAATGAATTGATAAAAATGCCAGGGGTAGGGCGTAAAACCGCCAATGTTATTGCTTCTGTGGTGTATGATAAACCTGCTATGGCAGTTGATACACATGTATTTAGAGTTTCCAACCGTTTGGGTTTAACTACGAATTCAAAAACCCCTTTAGAAACGGAAAAACAACTGATAAAATACATTCCCGAAAATAAAGTAGCAGTTGCTCATCATTGGTTAATCTTGCATGGTCGCTATGTTTGTATAGCCCGAAATCCGAAATGTATGGAGTGTGAAATCAAGATGTATTGCAAATATTTCGAAGCCCTTTCGAAAAAAATAGCCAGATAAAATCCTGCTAAATATATTGGTAATTTAAATTTAGCTCAATACTGTAGGGTATTTTACAGGTTTTTGGTTGGTTTTTGTTTTGCTACGTTTTTTAGTATTCTTAAATTTTTCTTTTTTCTTGTTCATAAATAGCAGAACTTTGTTTTATAAATAAGTGATAATTCATTTAATTTTATAGAAAGAATTTATGAAAAATCACACAACAAGGCTGAAAGCAGGGGACAAGGCTCCTACTTTTAGTGGAAAAGATCAGAACGGAAAAAAAGTTTCTTTGAAAGACTTTGCAGGAAAAAAATTGGTGTTGTACTTCTATCCGAAAGACAATACACCTACTTGTACTGTTGAAGCGTGTAATTTGAGAGATAATTTTGCGCAATTAAAAAAGAAAGGATATTCTGTTTTAGGAGTCAGTGCCGATGAAGAGAAAAAACATTTAAAGTTCGTTGAGAAATTTGATTTGCCTTTCCAATTGTTGGCTGATGTGAATATGGAAGCAATAAAAGCTTACGATATTTGGGGGAAGAAACAGTTTATGGGAAAAGTTTTTGACGGAATTAATCGCACTACCTTTATAATAGATGAAAAAGGCAAAATTGAAAAAGTAATAACTGATGTGAAAAGTAAAAATCACACGGAGCAAATCTTAGGTGACTAAGTGACTAGGTGATTAAGTAGCTAGGCGAAAAAGAAAAGAGTGATAATATAATAAAGTAATAAAGTGATCAAGTGGATATTTAAAGTATAAAGGGAAATTGGAATAAAGTAGTAGTGAAACTACTCAATCACCTGATCACTCGTCCACCTAGTCATCCAAAATTGTAACTATAAAATCTATATAACCATGAGCAAAGAAACCAAAGAATCAAAAGGCGCGAAAGAAGCAAAAGAATCCGTTAACAGAGAAAAATTAAAAGCATTGCAACTCACCATCGATAAGTTAGAAAAAACCTATGGTAAAGGTGCTATTATGAAAATGGGAGATGCTCCTGCAGATAATGTGGAAGTGATTCCTACAGGTTCTTTGGGTGTTGATATTGCCCTAGGAATAGGCGGATTACCAAAAGGTAGAGTTATTGAAATTTATGGACCTGAATCGTCCGGTAAAACGACATTGACATTACATGCAATTGCTGAAGTGCAACGTGCCGGTGGAATTGCAGCATTCATTGATGCAGAACATGCATTCGACCGTACCTAGCTGAAAAATTGGGTATTGATACAGAAAATTTATTAATCTCTCAGCCTGACAATGGCGAACAAGCCTTAGAGATTGCTGAGAATTTAATCCGTTCCGGAGCAATTGATATTATTGTTATCGACTCCGTTGCCGCATTGGTTCCTAAAAGTGAAATCGAAGGTGAAATGGGGGATTCAAAAATGGGCTTACATGCACGATTAATGTCACAGGCTTTACGTAAACTTACCGGTACAATCAATAAAACAGGTTGGCTGTATCTTCATCAACCAAATGGCGGAGAAAATTGGTGTGATGTTCGGTAATCCTGAAACAACAACAGGTGGAAATGCGTTGAAATTCTATGCTTCTGTACGTATTGATATCCGTAGAATTGGACAAATTAAAGAAGGAGATGCTGTTGTTGGTAACCGTACACGTGTAAAAATCGTAAAAAACAAAGTAGCTCCTCCTTTCCGTCAGGCGGAATTTGATATCATGTATGGAGAAGGAATATCTAAAATTGGCGAAATCGTTGATTTGGGTGTTGAACATAACATCATTAAAAAGAGTGGTTCTTGGTTTAGTTACGGTGATACCAAATTAGGTCAAGGTAGAGATGCTGTTAAAGCATTGTTCCATGACAACATCGAATTGTGTGAAGAAATTGAAATGAAAATTCGTGTTGCTTTAAGCAATGCTACCTTAGTGGCTCCGGAAGTTCCGGAATTAGCAACAGCTAAAAGTTAATACCCGTTTATAGGCAGATTGCCCATTTATTTGAATGTCATCCCCAACATTCGGTTTCCTTTGGAAGCCTTATGAATACGGGATGACATTTTTTATTTACTTTTGTTTAACTTTAATCGAATCGATATGAATTTTAAAACTCTTTTTTCTTCTTTCTTTTTTGCAAGTGTAATACTGTTTTCTTCTTGTGGAAATGAACCCGTTTCGAATGAAACTCCTAAAACAGATTCGTTAAAGTCTAAATTACCTGAAGCACTTGTTAAGTTGAATGCTGATATTGCAGCAAATCCTGATAATCCGGATTTCTATCATAACCGAGCAAAATATTACTTGAATGAACAGAAGTACGATAAGGGGTTTGAGGATATGAAAAAAGTAATGATTCTGGACAGTACAAAAGCGCCTTATTTTATTACACTTTCTGATTTATATTTCCTTACCAATCAAACAGGAAATTCTAAAGCTGCATTGGAAAAATGTCTTTCATTAGACAATAAAAATGTGGATGCCATGCTCAAGTTAGCAGAGCTCTATTTTTATGTCAAAAAACACGATAAATGTTTTGAATACATTAATATGGCTTTGAAAATTGACAAGTATAATACGAAAGGGTATTTTATGAAGGGGATGAATTATAAGGAGTTAAAGGATACCGCCAAAGCCATTTCAAGTATGCAAACAGCTGTAGAAATTGACCAAACATTCTATAGCGCATACATGCAATTAGGTATTTTAAATGCCGGACAGAGAAATCCGATTGCTATTGATTATTATAAGAATGCATTGCGCATTCAACCGCAAAGTAAAGATACATGGTATGATATCGGAATGTTTTATCAAGATGCTAAAAACTGGGATAAGGCCATCGAAGCATACAATGTATTATTGAAAATAGATCCGATGCATAAAAATGCGAATTACAATTTAGGCGGAATTTATATGGTTGGAAAAAATGATTATAAATCTTCTTTAACTTATTTTTCCAAAGCATTGTCGATCGATCCGGCCTATGTGGAAGCATATTATGGAAGAGGCGTTTGTTATCAAACGATGGGAGATAAAAAAAATGCAGCAACCGATTTCAAAGCTTGTCTTTCTATTAATCCTAATTTTGAAGAAGCTGCAAATGCTTTAAAAGGATTAAACTAGGTTTATAGTTTTATTTTTTTACTTACCAATTTTTTTCCGTCACTGGCTTTGATTAAATAAATTCCTTTCGAAAGGTTGTCTGTTGGGATTGAAATTTTTGAATTTTCAGCTATAGACACATTCGTTTTTGATACAACCTTTTTTCCCATTAAATCAAACAAGTCGAATGAGACGATGCACGTAGATTCGCAATTAAAAAACAGTGTTAACTCGCTTTCAGATGCAAATGTGTAAACTAAATCAAAATCAGAACTGCTTTTTTCTACTGAAATAATTTGACTATAGGTTACAGCTCCGTCAAAATCTGCCTGCTTCAACCGATAATAGGAAACACCGGAAAGTGGAGCGTAATCAATCGTTGAATAGTTAATTGTTACGGTACTATTTCCAGCTCCGTCAATTACATCGATTTCCTCAAAAGAAAATCCATCTGCCGATCGTTCAATGGTAAAATAATCGTTGTTGGTTTCTGAGGATGTCACCCATTTAATTTCCACGTTGTTTTTAGAATTAAATGCTGCAGTAAAGTTTAACAATTCAATTGGTAGAGGGTTAACTCCGGCTAATCTAGAGGCAAGGGTAAACGGACTAAAGGAAGTAACTGCTCCACTTGTGATGATTGTACCATTTGTGGTTGTTCCTGTAGTGCCTCCATTTCCATGGTCTTTCCACATGGAACCATCCCATCTTGCAATTGCTAAATCTGGCAAGGAGGTTACACCACAACTATATGTATCCCAGCTTAAGGTTACATTTGCATCAATACTTCCCAATCTATTTAAAATCCAATATTCACATCTCCCAATATCATCTAAGGTGGCATCTTTTAATGTGACATCATAGGGAGCTAAATCCGGATCCGCATGAAAATATTCTGCAGTAAATGTTTCAGAGCCGCTTAAAGATGTTACCGAAATTGGACGATAGGCTGCATCTTTTCCTACAGGAAAAATAAAATCAGTGGCTCCATTTTTTGCAACCGGACCTGTAACAAAGCTTGTGTTGTTTGCTCCAGTGGTTGAGGAGCTTGAACTCATATTTAGAATATTTGTTGCTGTGGAGGCTACCAATCCATTTGTGAATGTTGCTAATCCATTAATAGTAGTGGCTCCATTGAGTGTTTTCATGCCACCGCCATTAAAAAGAATATTGGAGTAGGTGAGTTGACTCTCCACATTTTGAGCAGCTGTTCCGGAATACTCTACTGCTGAGCCAACGTTTAAGTTGTAAATGTTGTTGGTCGTACTAAAAGATGAAAAGGCGTTGGAAGATGCATCCGCTCCTGATAAAGTAAGCTTTCCACCACTTTCAATAGTCAATATTGCTGTTGCAACACCAGACGCACTTGTTGTGATGTAAGCACATTTTACAATACCCCCATTTTTAATAGTTAAGGAGACAGGACGAGATAAATTAACATTATTAGTAGTGATATATATTGTCCCGTCAATATCGATAGTTCCGTATACTGTAAATGATCCACCACATGCTGTTGCATCAACACCAGCCACACCATCTATTGAAATGTTGTTTGATACCGCACCGGCAGTAATTCCTCTTAATGTTTTTCCTGCATTCACAATTACATCAAACATCGCATCACTCGACCCATCATTGAATAATATCGTTGCTGACCCTGTGCTCCAAAACAAAAAGATGTTCATATCGATGGTTAATGTGGTATTGGAGGAATTGTTTATTGCATCATCTTTTCTGATTCGTGTCGCGTAAAATGAACCACTTCCAGAAATTGTACACGTAATTCCTCCAGCTAGGTCGAAGCAGATATCATCACCAGTCACCGTGCCTATTGTTCCGTTGCAAGTGATGTTGCCGTATATCTGCACATAAGCATTTGCACCCGTAAAATGATTAGTCCATAAAATTCCTCCGGTTTGAACTACTAAATTTTTACAATCAAACGGAGGTGTACCGCTTCCGTCTAAATCGATTGTATGTGTTCTTATTTCTACATTGGATGTTCCTGCATCTGGAAAATCTCCTGCTGTGCAAGCTACCCAAGCGGAACCATTCCATTTTTCCCAGGTGGTGTTTGTTCCCCAGTTCCCGTTTGCTCTGCTGCGATAATCTCCTACACTTGTGGTTACGATGCTAAGCGAAGCCACATTTGAAGTAATCGTTGGAGGAGCGCATACACCTGTTACAATGCATTGGTATTGCCAGGTATCCATCGCCAAAGTAACACCGGATAATGTCAAGCTGCTTGTTCCTGTGCCGCTATAAATACCACCATCCGAGAGATTAACAAAGCCTCCACCTTGATCTTCCTGCCATTGATAGGTCAAGCCACCTCCAGCTGCAGTTACTGTGAAAGTAGCATTGCTACCAACAGAAACCGTTGTATTGCTCGGGTGGCTCGAGATAGTAGGCGATGCATTTATTGTCATGGCAATACTTGCACTCACAGTTGACCAGCATAAAGTAGTATTGTTCTGTGCTCTTACATGATAGGTTCCTGAAACACTTACAGGATAAGTGGATGAAGTAGGGTTGGTAGTGCTTGTTCCTGAAGCATTTGTTCCTTGCCAGTACCAAGTTTCTCCAGCTGAAGGAGTCATTGTATTTAAAGTAGTTGCTCCGCAAGATGGATTTGAAGCAGCAGTGGGCGATGATGGAGTAGAAGGTGGTGTGCAGGCAGGAGCTGTTATGGATACTTCATCAAGTGTAATGTTTCCAGTTACTTTTGTTATAAAGTTGAATTTTACTTTTGAGGTGCCAGCATTTAATGTATGCGTATGAACAGTACAAGAACCGGGCATGTCTGTACTATTTGAATAGGTAATAATATTCTGATAACTTCCACCATAAAATTCTTGAACCGTAAATGTTCCGGAAGTATAACCTTGTCCTTTAAGCGTGTATATTAATTGATCGGGTACACCAGTAAAAGATACTTCAAAGTAATCTCCAGTTGAATTCAATTGTCCGGAATTCACTCCTGTGCATTGAGATGAAGTATAACTTCCAGTTCCATTGTCAATCCAACCTAAAGGAGTTGTTGTCCATGCCTCTGTTCTGGATACTGGTAATGACGTTTGGCCAATAATTACATTTGACAAAACACTTAATAAAATGATATGTATCCCTTTTAATCTCATGCTAATAATTAAATTTATTATCAGTGGTTTCGGAGACTTGTAATTGAACTTACAATTCCTATAGGGTGTTCACCGGGAGCTTTTATTGTGCAAATATCTTCTGAATAAGTGTATTCTGTATGAAGATAGTTTTATAAAAATGTTAAATGCACAATATGTTGATTCAAAAATAGATAGATTGGATGTTATGGTCAAAAATATTGCCTGAATAATTATGAACAAATTGTTAAGAATTATGCTTTTCACTTACTGCCAATTTGTATATTTGCGCGCATGCAAGAAACGATATTAATTTTAGACTTTGGTTCCCAGTATACACAGCTTATCGCCCGCAGAGTGCGCGAATTAAACGTGTATTGCGAAATTCATCCCTACAATAAAATTCCAGATATTTCAAAAGATATAAAAGGTGTTATCCTTTCGGGAAGCCCTTTCTCTGTTCGTGCCAAAGACGCACCCAATCCTTCTTTGGATGCTTTTAAGGCAAAACTGCCTTTGTTGGGTGTTTGTTATGGAGCACAATTAATGGCTCATAAATTTGGTGGAGAGGTACAAGCTTCTGAACATCGTGAATATGGTCGCGCTAATCTTTCTTTTGTAAAAGCGGATAATCTTTTGTTTAAAGGAGTTAGTGATAATTCCCAAGTATGGATGAGTCATGCAGATACCATTACCAAAATTCCTGATAATTACGAAATTATTTCTAGTACAAAGGATGTGAAGTTTGCAGGCTATCAAGTGAAAGGTGAACAAACATTTGGTATTCAGTTTCATCCGGAGGTATATCATTCAACCGAAGGTGCTCTTTTATTGAAAAATTTTGTAGTTGATATTTGCGGTTGTAAGCAAAACTGGACACCTGATTCTTTTGTAGAAACAACAGTTGCAGAGTTAAAACAAAAAATAGGAAACGATAAAGTCGTATTAGGTTTAAGTGGCGGAGTAGATTCGAGTGTTGCTGCTGTGTTGCTTCATAAAGCAATCGGAAAAAATTTGTATTGCATTTTTGTGGATAATGGTCTGCTTCGCAAAAATGAATTTGAACATGTGCTGGAGTCATACAAACACATGGGCCTAAATGTGGTTGGAGTAAATGCAAAAGATCGCTTTTATGCTGAATTATCAGGTGTTTCTGATCCTGAAAAAAAACGGAAGGCAATCGGTAAAGTATTTATTGATGTTTTTGATGATGAGTCCAAACGCATTGAAGATGTTAAATGGTTGGCGCAAGGCACCATTTATCCGGATGTGATTGAATCAATTTCGGTTAAAGGACCATCAGCAACCATCAAATCACATCACAATGTAGGCGGATTGCCTGACTATATGAAATTGCAGGTGGTTGAGCCACTAAAAACCTTATTTAAAGACGAAGTGAGAAGAGTGGGGAAGACATTAAATATTGATGATGCAATTCTAAATCGTCACCCGTTCCCTGGTCCGGGGCTTGCCATTCGTATTCTTGGAGACATTACTCCAGAAAAGGTACGGATTTTGCAAGAAGTAGATGCCATCTTTATTGATAACTTGAAATCATCCGGTTTATACAAAGAAGTTTGGCAAGCTGGTGCTATATTTTTGCCAGTTCAATCAGTTGGCGTTATGGGCGATGAACGTACATATGAAAATGCTGTGGCATTAAGAGCAGTTACAAGCACCGATGGAATGACCGCTGATTGGTGTCATTTGCCATACGAGTTTTTAGGGAAAGTATCGAATGAAATTATTAATAAAGTAAAAGGAATTAATCGTGTAGTATACGATATTAGTTCAAAACCACCAGCAACCATCGAGTGGGAGTAATGCTAATTTGAAAATTGTGTAATTTGAAAATTTCGAAATTGTATATTAAATCCTTGTTTCCTTTGGTGCTTTTTGTACTATTGGCGTTCTCTTCGTATGCTCAAGAAAAAGAATCTACTGAGATTCATAAAACCAGAAGTTCAGCAACCATTAATGGTTTAAAGTACTATTTGC is part of the Bacteroidota bacterium genome and encodes:
- a CDS encoding tetratricopeptide repeat protein, which gives rise to MLRSLFTIVFVTSISSLFSQIDSLKTVAISSKSDTSKAAIYIKIAKLYYNNEGLLDSSLAYYDKAAIIYKKNNLPAKLSKALNGKSLMYREKGAYKDGLDNCLQALSLAESVKDTVQISTSLNGIAILNQIQKDYDKAYEYYKKCEAIHLKTNNTGGLASVYNNLGLLFSEKNEPAKSLSYFQKALLYNEENKNERGIATACENIGLHYLNYENNATKALEHFQRSIALWRSMNDINSVAITLDYIATALLSQKKIKQSLDTANLSLTLATQAGSIFSIKQAHEKLYLIFEQLKDIPNAHLHYKRFITLRDSLSSDEQLREITAMQMTYEFEKQREVEKLKQELKESELADQISRQNNIILVFLISLIFVVICAIVIWRSYKINKNAREKIAFQNLLLEEQNKNILDSIKYAKHIQEAILPPSELIESLLPEHFVMYKPKDIVSGDFYWVEERNNKTYLAVVDCTGHGVPGAFMSIVGRNGLNEAMNNLKNPTAAEVLDFLNSYVNKTLNQTVDNSSIKDGMDIALCVIDRKLNTVQYSGANNPLWMVRSSETIDVGKDKISYFGTDNRGVEYKADKQPIGNFIDDISRPFTFSEIKLQKGDMLYLFSDGYSDQFGGPKKKKFKRSQLKMLFHSVSSYTLQKQKQLVEKAFEEWKGELEQIDDVCILGVRM
- a CDS encoding tetratricopeptide repeat protein gives rise to the protein MKYILKYLLCCFFLFVLNVSYSQHAKIDSLKKAITLCEIDSVKAELYFELGRQFEYFKSKERIEYFMDAAKLAKRINYSSGILKMYPVLITNLYHRGMNDVAMSYAIEYIQFLEKYHYQEDLYEFYNTYANLLCRQKKYKVARYYYDKSYNFNKSQKDYKQCANIFNNISILLLNTAQYDSALIYNSLAAQIYKANNDYSAYANSILGFAEITMKKGDLQLALQKAMEAYRIYEDAKIDLGMANSSIVLGEINYQLKDYKQALINYKTALDYAEKLNFQTIKRDVYLGVSKTYSGLNQFENAYQNQLLYKVMDDSISAEMLEGKMLEMEVKYDISKKESQIKESEYQLELKSKQQNQLLLLVLAGFIVLVFLLFAYRQKRKSNKEISEQKRLVDEKQKEIIDSINYARRIQQSNMSSEKYIDKTLKRLMK
- a CDS encoding tetratricopeptide repeat protein, which translates into the protein MNSLFLRYEYDDDLKAQEYLINALDLSKKSGYKKGEAMTYAYKGFFAEDKGNYPEALKYYFESLRIREKIKDKPGAADAYFYVGNVYYAQENYEEALKKFSSSLKIYEQLGVKKSIAIAHNNIGGIYFHQKKYNEALHQYALALEMRIKLQDERGVAESNLSIGNVYSEQGDYSMALTKYLVAKEIMEKIGIKYLLAGVYSNIGIVHTRQKNYKEAAIFLKKAEQLSLEIGFKECLSNTYDGLSELDSATGNYKGAFENHKLHILYSDSLDNEETRKKTIQNQMNYDFEKKEAIAVAEHQKELENQELIAEEKSRKQKIVLVLVSCF
- the nth gene encoding endonuclease III yields the protein MTKKERFEKVIDYFSKNHPIAETELNYDNPYQLLVAVILSAQCTDKRVNIVTPALFNAFPVPEVMAVASSDEVFEYIKSISYPNNKAKHLVGMAKMLVTEFKGVVPSEINELIKMPGVGRKTANVIASVVYDKPAMAVDTHVFRVSNRLGLTTNSKTPLETEKQLIKYIPENKVAVAHHWLILHGRYVCIARNPKCMECEIKMYCKYFEALSKKIAR
- the bcp gene encoding thioredoxin-dependent thiol peroxidase, producing the protein MKNHTTRLKAGDKAPTFSGKDQNGKKVSLKDFAGKKLVLYFYPKDNTPTCTVEACNLRDNFAQLKKKGYSVLGVSADEEKKHLKFVEKFDLPFQLLADVNMEAIKAYDIWGKKQFMGKVFDGINRTTFIIDEKGKIEKVITDVKSKNHTEQILGD
- a CDS encoding tetratricopeptide repeat protein, coding for MNFKTLFSSFFFASVILFSSCGNEPVSNETPKTDSLKSKLPEALVKLNADIAANPDNPDFYHNRAKYYLNEQKYDKGFEDMKKVMILDSTKAPYFITLSDLYFLTNQTGNSKAALEKCLSLDNKNVDAMLKLAELYFYVKKHDKCFEYINMALKIDKYNTKGYFMKGMNYKELKDTAKAISSMQTAVEIDQTFYSAYMQLGILNAGQRNPIAIDYYKNALRIQPQSKDTWYDIGMFYQDAKNWDKAIEAYNVLLKIDPMHKNANYNLGGIYMVGKNDYKSSLTYFSKALSIDPAYVEAYYGRGVCYQTMGDKKNAATDFKACLSINPNFEEAANALKGLN